One Rhodoferax ferrireducens T118 DNA segment encodes these proteins:
- a CDS encoding PhzF family phenazine biosynthesis protein, which translates to MKTRPFKQVDVFTDTPYLGNPLAVVLDGTGLSDEEMQHFAHWTNLSETAFLLPPSAEAAAAGADYQVRIFTTAYEMPFAGHPTLGSCHAWLEYGGAPKHPELIVQQCKVGLVRIRRSATQLAFAAPALTRSQPEPEAVARLAAALGLRREQVLAAQHLTNGPRHFGLLLSSVDAVLQLEPDLAALRLWMIDAGISGVGMAAVAGASTGSGLIKRSNREARAFGFATPAAVDVAPSAQAQVEVRFFANDVMVNEDPVTGSFNAGLAQWLIAEGLAPSSYIAAQGTCLGRAGRVHIEQDASGQVWVGGESVTCIDGSVTL; encoded by the coding sequence ATGAAAACCCGCCCCTTCAAACAAGTTGACGTCTTTACCGACACGCCTTATCTGGGCAACCCGCTGGCTGTGGTGCTCGACGGCACGGGCTTGAGCGACGAAGAAATGCAGCATTTCGCGCACTGGACCAATCTGTCGGAAACCGCTTTTTTGCTGCCGCCCAGCGCCGAGGCCGCTGCTGCGGGTGCGGACTACCAGGTGCGCATCTTCACCACGGCTTACGAGATGCCTTTTGCCGGTCACCCCACGCTGGGCAGTTGCCACGCCTGGCTGGAGTACGGTGGCGCGCCCAAGCACCCCGAACTGATCGTGCAGCAATGCAAGGTAGGACTGGTGCGCATCCGCCGCAGTGCCACGCAACTGGCCTTCGCCGCCCCAGCCCTCACGCGCAGCCAGCCCGAACCCGAAGCAGTGGCTCGCCTGGCCGCAGCGCTGGGCCTGCGCCGCGAACAAGTGTTGGCCGCGCAACACCTCACCAATGGCCCGCGCCACTTTGGTCTGTTGCTGAGCAGCGTAGACGCTGTGCTGCAGCTTGAGCCCGATCTGGCAGCGCTGCGGCTCTGGATGATTGATGCGGGTATCAGCGGTGTCGGCATGGCCGCAGTGGCTGGTGCCTCAACCGGCAGCGGGCTCATCAAGCGATCCAACCGCGAAGCGCGCGCTTTTGGCTTCGCCACACCCGCAGCAGTCGATGTCGCGCCAAGCGCTCAAGCGCAGGTCGAAGTGCGTTTTTTTGCCAACGATGTGATGGTGAACGAAGACCCGGTCACCGGCAGCTTCAACGCCGGCCTGGCCCAGTGGTTGATTGCCGAGGGCCTCGCGCCCAGCAGCTATATCGCCGCGCAAGGCACTTGCCTGGGCCGCGCCGGGCGCGTGCACATTGAACAAGACGCCTCCGGCCAAGTCTGGGTCGGTGGCGAATCCGTCACCTGCATCGACGGCAGCGTGACACTCTAA
- a CDS encoding aspartate/glutamate racemase family protein: protein MNSMGLKTLGLIGGMSWESTVPYYREINETVKARLGGLHSAKIILYSVDFHEIEQLQASGQWDAAAAVLAGIAQKLERAGADALVLCTNTMHKVAAAISNAVQIPLLHIADPTAVAIKQAGYTTVGLLGTRFTMEQDFYRSRLEQDHSLTVLTPKPADRDLVHRVIYDELCLGQVLPASRDAYLRVIADLGARGAQAIILGCTEIAMLIGPHDCDLPLFNTTQLHAQSAAQWALAIQPLENKA from the coding sequence ATGAATTCCATGGGTCTGAAAACACTTGGCCTGATCGGCGGCATGAGCTGGGAATCCACCGTGCCGTATTACCGCGAGATCAACGAAACCGTCAAAGCCCGGTTGGGCGGGCTGCACTCGGCCAAGATCATTTTGTACAGCGTTGATTTTCATGAGATTGAACAGCTGCAAGCCAGCGGGCAATGGGACGCAGCCGCTGCCGTGCTGGCTGGCATTGCCCAGAAGCTGGAGCGTGCCGGGGCCGACGCGCTGGTGCTGTGCACCAACACCATGCACAAGGTCGCGGCTGCCATTTCAAACGCCGTGCAGATCCCCTTGCTGCACATTGCCGACCCTACTGCAGTGGCCATCAAACAGGCCGGTTACACGACGGTCGGTTTGCTGGGCACGCGCTTCACCATGGAGCAGGACTTCTACCGCAGCCGTCTCGAACAGGATCACAGCCTGACCGTGCTGACCCCCAAGCCAGCCGACCGGGACCTGGTCCACCGGGTGATCTATGACGAGTTGTGCCTGGGCCAAGTGTTGCCGGCCTCGCGCGACGCGTACCTGCGGGTGATCGCCGACCTGGGCGCACGCGGCGCGCAGGCCATCATTTTGGGCTGCACCGAAATCGCCATGCTGATTGGCCCACACGACTGCGATCTGCCGCTGTTTAACACCACGCAATTACACGCCCAAAGCGCAGCCCAATGGGCACTGGCCATCCAGCCACTGGAAAACAAAGCATGA
- a CDS encoding flavin reductase family protein: MRPFDIPILAEPFTQAGGMAKRSYPLSQVYGLLEPGPVVLLSTAHKGRANVMTMSWHTVMEFEPPLVGCGNTSGRSLDKFKDFGLTLAPAALVDAPLIAECYANLECRVVDTRLVNRYNFFVLEVLKAWIDPACKDPRTLHHRGVALLWWLARRSSCHRR; the protein is encoded by the coding sequence ATGCGGCCGTTCGATATTCCAATCCTGGCCGAGCCCTTCACCCAAGCTGGCGGCATGGCCAAACGTTCTTATCCTCTGTCCCAGGTCTACGGCCTTCTTGAGCCCGGACCGGTTGTGCTGCTGAGCACGGCGCACAAAGGCCGTGCCAACGTGATGACGATGTCGTGGCACACCGTGATGGAGTTCGAGCCGCCGCTGGTGGGCTGCGGCAATACATCTGGACGAAGCCTGGACAAATTCAAAGACTTCGGCCTGACGTTGGCGCCGGCTGCGCTGGTCGATGCGCCGTTAATCGCCGAGTGCTACGCCAACCTGGAATGCCGCGTGGTCGATACGCGGCTGGTGAACCGCTACAACTTCTTTGTGCTTGAAGTGCTCAAGGCCTGGATCGACCCGGCCTGCAAGGATCCGCGCACTCTCCATCACCGGGGCGTAGCGCTTTTATGGTGGCTGGCGAGACGATCAAGCTGCCATCGAAGATGA
- a CDS encoding PLP-dependent aminotransferase family protein, with the protein MNNPPLITAPSGWQLARRAARMNPSVIREILKVTERPGIISFAGGLPSSKTFPVAEFEAACAKVLRDDPAAALQYAASEGFGPLREMVAENLRVQAASAGLTWQVDPAQVLITTGSQQGLDLVAKVLVDAGSRILVESPTYLGAVMAFTPMEPEVVSVASDDDGVDMEALRQAAVAAGTGEAARFLYVLPNFQNPTGRTMSEARRAALSTEAARLGLPLIEDNPYGDLWFDAPPPAPLTARNPDGCIYLGSFSKVLAPGLRLGFVVAPKAVYPKLLQAKQAADLHSPGFNQRMIAEVMKDGFLDRHVPTIRALYKSQRDAMLEALAQHFPASNSQPDQSLTWNTPAGGMFLWARLPKDMSAVDLLPFAVDKGVAFVPGAPFYADHGDPRTLRLSFVTPSVAEIHQGVAALAAAIKERQAA; encoded by the coding sequence ATGAACAACCCCCCACTCATCACGGCCCCGTCGGGCTGGCAACTGGCGCGCCGCGCCGCGCGCATGAACCCGTCAGTGATCCGCGAAATCCTCAAGGTGACCGAACGGCCCGGCATCATCAGTTTTGCCGGTGGCCTGCCATCAAGCAAGACGTTTCCGGTGGCCGAGTTTGAAGCGGCTTGTGCCAAGGTCTTGCGCGACGACCCCGCGGCGGCCCTGCAATACGCCGCCAGCGAAGGCTTTGGCCCCTTGCGCGAGATGGTGGCCGAGAATTTGCGCGTTCAGGCCGCATCCGCCGGACTGACCTGGCAAGTGGACCCGGCCCAGGTACTGATCACCACCGGCTCACAGCAGGGCCTGGACCTGGTAGCCAAAGTGCTGGTGGATGCAGGCAGCCGCATTCTGGTCGAATCACCCACCTACCTGGGCGCCGTGATGGCGTTCACGCCGATGGAGCCAGAAGTGGTGAGCGTGGCCAGTGACGATGACGGCGTGGACATGGAGGCGCTGCGGCAAGCCGCTGTTGCCGCGGGAACAGGTGAGGCGGCCCGCTTTCTTTACGTGCTGCCCAACTTCCAGAACCCCACCGGCCGCACCATGAGCGAAGCACGCCGCGCCGCTTTGAGTACCGAGGCCGCACGCCTGGGCCTGCCCCTGATCGAGGACAACCCCTACGGCGACCTGTGGTTTGATGCGCCGCCGCCAGCACCTTTGACCGCGCGCAACCCCGACGGCTGCATCTATTTGGGCTCATTCTCCAAAGTGCTGGCACCGGGTTTGCGGCTGGGCTTTGTGGTGGCGCCCAAAGCGGTCTACCCCAAACTGCTGCAAGCCAAACAGGCCGCCGACCTGCACAGCCCCGGCTTTAACCAGCGCATGATTGCCGAGGTGATGAAAGACGGCTTTCTGGACCGCCACGTGCCCACCATCCGCGCGCTCTACAAGTCCCAGCGCGACGCCATGCTGGAGGCTCTGGCGCAGCACTTTCCGGCCTCCAATAGCCAGCCCGACCAGTCGCTGACCTGGAACACCCCGGCAGGCGGCATGTTTTTGTGGGCCCGTCTACCCAAGGACATGAGCGCAGTGGACTTGCTGCCCTTTGCAGTCGACAAGGGTGTGGCCTTTGTGCCCGGCGCGCCGTTCTACGCCGACCACGGTGACCCGCGCACGCTGCGCCTGTCGTTTGTCACCCCCAGCGTGGCGGAGATCCACCAAGGTGTGGCCGCATTGGCGGCAGCCATCAAAGAACGTCAGGCAGCCTGA
- a CDS encoding histidine phosphatase family protein, whose protein sequence is MGTLYLVRHGQASFGAEDYDQLSALGQQQSVRLGEYFRQKGLTFDTVLTGTLRRHLQTYVAIREGGAFDREALLWPGLNEFDSAAVIATVHPYKLEKPDTPELYRHHFRLLRDGLTQWMNGVVSPQGMPSYREFLAGVTSALDHIRKNCEGNVLIVSSGGPIATAVGHVLGTTPETTIELNMRIRNSAITEFAFNPKRHTLVTFNTLPHLEHADHADWITHA, encoded by the coding sequence ATGGGAACCCTTTATCTTGTACGCCATGGCCAGGCTTCGTTTGGCGCCGAAGACTACGACCAGCTCAGTGCGCTGGGCCAGCAGCAAAGCGTGCGGCTGGGCGAATACTTCCGCCAAAAAGGTCTGACCTTTGATACCGTGCTGACCGGCACCTTGCGCCGTCACCTGCAAACCTATGTCGCTATTCGTGAAGGTGGCGCCTTTGACAGGGAAGCCCTGCTCTGGCCAGGCCTGAACGAATTCGACAGCGCAGCGGTCATCGCCACGGTGCACCCGTACAAACTCGAAAAGCCCGACACGCCCGAGTTGTACCGCCATCACTTTCGCCTGCTGCGCGACGGCCTGACGCAATGGATGAACGGCGTGGTCAGTCCCCAGGGCATGCCCAGCTACCGCGAGTTCCTGGCCGGCGTGACCAGCGCACTGGACCACATCCGCAAAAACTGTGAGGGCAATGTGCTGATCGTCTCCAGCGGCGGGCCGATTGCCACCGCCGTCGGGCACGTGCTGGGCACCACGCCCGAGACCACGATCGAGCTCAATATGCGCATCCGCAACAGCGCCATCACCGAGTTCGCCTTCAACCCGAAGCGCCACACCTTGGTCACTTTCAACACGCTGCCGCATCTGGAGCATGCGGACCACGCTGACTGGATCACCCACGCTTGA
- a CDS encoding PLP-dependent aminotransferase family protein produces MLVKAASQSLADQLAERFAERIRTGLLAPGTRLPSVRQCAQQQGVSPSTVVAAYDQLLAQGLVEALKNRGFYIRNRAVAPVNSSHNAINLMVFDDAPARVKTTLEAQHVPVNATALIRGMFHGGSEQPQPGMGAFPPDWLQTTFMAAAVRRVTSGKQLQAFSLQYGEPAGDGGLRQSLSTKLNALAIHAAPQQIITTVGATHALDLVSRTLLRAGDYVMVEEPGWAIEFARLDALGMHILPVPRGPDGPDLAVMARYCELHSPKLFVSVSVFHNPTGYCLTPGSAHRVLQLANQHNFYIAEDDTYSHIAPEHATRLCALDGLQRTIYVSGFAKILAPGWRVGFMAAPTALVERLLDTKLLATLTTPALLEKALAWCIDQGQLRRHAERIRTRLNQARGRSARLALAAGCTFAAPPAGLFGWVDTGVDTELLSQRMLDAGYLLAPGALFHASRAPSTLMRINFCTTQDAQFWQVFQTVRAGM; encoded by the coding sequence ATGTTAGTCAAAGCCGCGTCGCAGTCGCTGGCCGACCAACTGGCTGAGCGTTTTGCCGAGCGCATTCGCACCGGCTTGCTGGCGCCGGGCACGCGTTTGCCGTCGGTGCGCCAGTGCGCGCAGCAGCAGGGCGTGAGCCCGTCGACCGTGGTCGCGGCCTACGACCAGTTGCTGGCGCAGGGGCTGGTTGAAGCGCTAAAAAATCGCGGGTTTTATATAAGAAATAGGGCTGTAGCCCCCGTCAATAGTTCGCATAATGCTATTAATTTGATGGTATTCGACGACGCGCCAGCAAGGGTCAAGACCACGCTGGAAGCCCAGCACGTGCCGGTGAATGCCACCGCCCTGATCCGCGGCATGTTTCACGGCGGCAGCGAGCAGCCGCAACCCGGCATGGGGGCGTTTCCGCCGGACTGGCTGCAAACCACTTTCATGGCCGCTGCCGTGCGCCGCGTCACCAGCGGCAAGCAGTTGCAGGCGTTCTCGCTGCAATATGGCGAGCCCGCTGGCGATGGCGGCTTGCGCCAGTCGCTCTCCACCAAGCTCAACGCCCTGGCCATTCACGCCGCGCCGCAGCAGATCATCACCACCGTGGGGGCCACCCACGCATTGGACCTTGTGAGTCGCACGCTGCTGCGCGCCGGTGATTACGTGATGGTTGAAGAGCCTGGCTGGGCGATTGAATTCGCCCGGCTGGATGCCCTGGGCATGCACATCCTGCCGGTGCCGCGCGGCCCGGACGGGCCGGACCTGGCGGTGATGGCGCGTTATTGCGAGCTGCACAGCCCGAAGCTGTTTGTGAGTGTCAGCGTGTTCCACAACCCAACCGGCTACTGCCTGACGCCGGGCAGCGCCCACCGCGTGCTGCAACTGGCCAATCAGCACAACTTTTATATTGCTGAAGACGACACCTACAGCCACATCGCGCCCGAGCACGCCACGCGCCTGTGCGCGCTGGACGGTTTGCAACGCACCATTTATGTCAGCGGCTTTGCCAAAATTCTGGCGCCCGGCTGGCGGGTGGGCTTCATGGCGGCACCCACCGCGCTGGTGGAGCGGCTGCTTGACACCAAGTTGCTGGCCACACTGACCACCCCTGCGCTGCTCGAAAAAGCCCTGGCCTGGTGTATTGACCAGGGCCAGTTACGCCGCCATGCCGAGCGCATTCGCACGCGACTCAATCAGGCCCGGGGGCGAAGCGCCCGGCTGGCGCTGGCGGCGGGCTGCACCTTTGCCGCGCCACCGGCCGGGCTTTTTGGCTGGGTCGATACGGGTGTGGACACCGAGCTGCTTTCGCAGCGCATGCTGGACGCGGGTTATCTGCTGGCACCAGGTGCCTTGTTTCATGCCAGTCGCGCGCCCAGTACGCTGATGCGCATCAACTTTTGCACCACGCAGGATGCCCAGTTCTGGCAGGTGTTTCAGACCGTCAGGGCGGGGATGTAG
- a CDS encoding DMT family transporter, translated as MTTQPHAIRNGLLLGTLGVVIFALTLPMTRLAVGSAAAPQMSGVFVAAGRATVAAILAIVFLAVTRAPSPKRGDWLPLGVVALGVVFGFPLFSSIAMRHVEAVHASVILGVLPLATASVGAWLHRQRPSAGFWACAGLGTALVVVFAVLRSGQSGLTLKGADLLLLLAMACAAVGYGVGALLSQRLRADHVICWALVLGLPLNLPIALAEYPQEAIKIEAWWAFFYVAVFSQWLGFFAWYRGLALGGTVRVSQVQLLQPFLSMVFAVPILGERLDALTVGFGLAVVTVVFVGRTMPVRNTLSTSKPTPPLGAKSS; from the coding sequence ATGACCACGCAGCCGCACGCCATTCGCAACGGCTTACTGCTGGGCACACTGGGGGTGGTGATTTTTGCCCTGACACTGCCCATGACGCGGCTGGCGGTTGGCAGCGCCGCGGCGCCGCAGATGTCCGGCGTTTTTGTGGCCGCCGGTCGCGCAACGGTGGCTGCCATTTTGGCCATCGTGTTTTTGGCGGTCACCCGCGCGCCAAGCCCCAAGCGCGGGGACTGGCTGCCGCTGGGCGTCGTGGCCTTAGGAGTTGTGTTTGGCTTTCCCCTGTTCTCATCGATCGCGATGCGCCATGTCGAAGCGGTACACGCCAGCGTGATTCTGGGTGTTTTACCGCTGGCGACCGCCTCGGTCGGTGCCTGGCTGCATCGTCAGCGCCCGTCCGCCGGGTTTTGGGCCTGTGCCGGTTTGGGCACCGCACTGGTGGTGGTGTTTGCCGTGCTGCGCTCGGGCCAGAGCGGCCTGACGCTGAAGGGCGCTGACCTCTTGCTGCTGCTGGCCATGGCCTGCGCGGCGGTCGGCTATGGCGTGGGTGCATTACTCTCGCAGCGCCTGCGCGCCGACCACGTGATCTGCTGGGCGCTGGTCCTGGGTTTGCCGCTCAATCTTCCCATAGCCCTTGCTGAGTATCCACAAGAAGCTATCAAAATAGAAGCATGGTGGGCTTTTTTCTATGTCGCGGTGTTCTCCCAATGGCTGGGCTTTTTTGCCTGGTACCGGGGGCTGGCGCTGGGCGGCACGGTGCGGGTCAGCCAGGTGCAGCTGCTGCAACCTTTTTTGAGCATGGTGTTTGCCGTGCCGATTTTGGGCGAGCGGCTGGACGCGCTCACCGTGGGCTTTGGCCTCGCCGTTGTCACCGTCGTCTTTGTTGGCCGCACCATGCCGGTACGCAACACCCTGTCCACATCAAAACCAACACCACCACTTGGAGCCAAGTCATCATGA
- a CDS encoding phosphocholine-specific phospholipase C, translated as MSIDRRNFLRMSANTGAAAAALAALPLSIRNALAVEPAVETGTIKDLKHIVILMQENRGFDHYFGTMKGVRGFGDRFPIPLQSGKPVWYQFNGKADGTPDPTAPSDGTEIAPFHLDPKKFNAMLAPSTPHSFSDSQAAWNQGKFGYWPKYKNDNSMGYYKREDIPFQFALAEAFTICDAYHCSITTGTDPNRITFFSGSNFNPVLAAQGINCTDTDSEPNNVRCWIGNPAVDKWPVPGYTYKDTAFKWPTLPDLLEQAGISWRIYQDPNDNWTGAMHGCLAFESFRTAQPGSSIYKNGMSLWTLEDLANDVKNGTLPQVCWVLPPQVFSEHPGGPSSPLKGSNFTEQVLNALTANTSVWSKTAFFLTFDENDGLFDHVPPPAPPSYNADGTLAGKATLKLDGEYFSDPAGKYRKVEDTISGSVRPFGLSARVPMYVVSPWSKGGWVASEVFDHTSLGMFLEKRFDITVPAISPWHRAVCGDLTSAFDFVQAKDAAWPTLPDTSNYAVVDAQQRSMLPYFIPKTHEPLFQEKGVRYSRRLPYELHVNATVKAGISVELNFANMGKQGAVYHVYDKMHLDRIPRRYTVEAGKTLADSWDVSADLGKHDLWVYGPNGFVRVFKDDAPTAASPECRVCYDVANGDVYVKLSNTGAQASTLTIQDNAYGSGGPLVVKVEPGKVVEQYWTLRKSGNWYDFSVTADTSKGYLRRFAGRVETGQHGLSDPAMGTA; from the coding sequence ATGAGTATCGATCGCCGTAATTTTTTGCGTATGAGCGCCAACACAGGCGCCGCCGCCGCCGCGCTCGCCGCGCTGCCTTTGAGTATCCGCAACGCCCTCGCCGTTGAACCCGCCGTTGAAACCGGCACCATCAAGGACCTCAAACACATTGTCATTCTGATGCAGGAGAATCGTGGCTTCGACCACTATTTCGGCACCATGAAGGGCGTGCGCGGGTTCGGCGATCGCTTTCCGATACCGCTGCAAAGCGGCAAGCCGGTCTGGTACCAGTTCAACGGCAAGGCCGACGGCACGCCCGACCCTACCGCACCGTCCGACGGTACCGAAATTGCGCCATTTCATCTCGATCCGAAAAAATTCAATGCCATGCTCGCGCCCAGCACGCCGCACAGCTTCTCGGACTCGCAGGCGGCATGGAACCAGGGCAAGTTCGGCTATTGGCCGAAGTACAAGAACGATAATTCAATGGGCTACTACAAGCGGGAAGATATTCCGTTCCAGTTCGCGCTGGCCGAAGCCTTCACGATTTGTGACGCCTACCATTGCTCGATCACCACCGGGACCGACCCCAACCGGATCACCTTCTTTAGCGGTTCGAACTTCAATCCCGTGCTGGCGGCCCAGGGCATCAATTGCACCGACACCGATTCCGAGCCCAACAATGTGCGCTGCTGGATCGGCAACCCGGCCGTCGACAAGTGGCCGGTACCAGGCTACACCTACAAGGATACGGCGTTCAAATGGCCGACGCTGCCGGACCTTCTCGAACAAGCCGGCATCAGCTGGCGCATCTACCAGGACCCCAACGACAACTGGACCGGCGCGATGCACGGATGCCTCGCTTTTGAGAGCTTCAGAACGGCGCAACCCGGCTCTTCCATCTACAAGAACGGCATGTCGCTCTGGACGCTCGAGGACCTCGCCAATGACGTCAAGAACGGCACGCTGCCGCAAGTCTGCTGGGTGCTTCCTCCTCAAGTATTTTCCGAGCATCCCGGCGGACCTTCCAGCCCTCTGAAAGGCAGCAATTTCACAGAGCAGGTGTTGAATGCACTGACCGCGAACACCAGCGTCTGGAGCAAGACGGCGTTCTTTTTGACCTTTGACGAAAACGACGGTCTGTTCGATCACGTGCCGCCGCCGGCCCCGCCGTCCTACAACGCGGACGGCACCCTGGCTGGCAAAGCCACTCTCAAGCTCGATGGCGAGTACTTTTCGGACCCGGCAGGAAAATACCGGAAAGTCGAAGACACGATTTCGGGCAGTGTTCGACCCTTCGGGCTGAGCGCACGCGTTCCGATGTACGTGGTTTCGCCGTGGAGCAAGGGCGGCTGGGTCGCGTCCGAAGTGTTCGATCACACCTCATTGGGGATGTTTCTGGAAAAGCGCTTCGACATCACTGTTCCGGCCATCAGCCCGTGGCACCGCGCCGTCTGCGGCGACCTGACCTCGGCGTTCGACTTCGTGCAGGCGAAGGACGCGGCGTGGCCAACGCTGCCCGACACCAGCAACTACGCCGTCGTCGACGCGCAGCAAAGATCCATGCTGCCGTACTTCATTCCCAAGACGCACGAGCCGCTGTTCCAGGAAAAAGGGGTTCGCTATTCGCGCAGACTGCCCTACGAGTTGCACGTCAACGCCACTGTCAAGGCCGGCATCAGCGTTGAGCTGAATTTCGCCAACATGGGCAAACAGGGCGCGGTGTATCACGTCTACGACAAGATGCACCTCGATCGCATTCCGCGCCGCTATACCGTTGAAGCCGGAAAGACGCTGGCCGACAGCTGGGATGTGTCGGCTGACCTGGGCAAGCATGACTTGTGGGTGTACGGACCGAACGGTTTTGTGCGCGTATTCAAGGACGACGCGCCAACCGCTGCCAGCCCGGAATGCCGGGTCTGTTATGACGTCGCGAACGGGGATGTCTACGTCAAACTCAGCAACACCGGGGCGCAGGCCAGCACGCTCACGATTCAGGACAATGCTTACGGCAGTGGCGGACCCTTGGTGGTGAAGGTCGAGCCCGGCAAGGTAGTGGAGCAATACTGGACGCTGCGCAAGAGCGGTAACTGGTATGACTTCAGTGTGACTGCTGACACGAGCAAGGGTTATCTGCGCCGCTTTGCAGGCCGGGTCGAGACCGGTCAGCATGGGCTCAGCGACCCGGCGATGGGGACTGCGTAA
- a CDS encoding glutathione S-transferase family protein, with the protein MIHIWGRLSSLNVRKVVWAAQETGAPFTRSDAGMAFGVVKTPEYLNLNPNALVPTLQDGELVLWESNVIVRYLCARYAPTLYPQDLAQRFDAERWMDWQQTTLNRAGGAAFLQWIRTPQNQRDHAAIAQSVATMAPLLALLDQHLSHRAYLGGAQFSMADIPVACDIHRWVGLPQPRPPLPHLERWYASILARPAVHGVLDQPLS; encoded by the coding sequence ATGATACACATCTGGGGGCGACTGAGCTCACTCAATGTTCGCAAGGTCGTGTGGGCCGCGCAGGAAACCGGCGCGCCCTTCACACGCTCGGATGCCGGCATGGCCTTTGGTGTGGTGAAGACGCCCGAGTACCTGAACCTCAATCCCAATGCGCTGGTGCCCACGCTGCAGGATGGCGAGCTGGTGCTGTGGGAGTCCAACGTGATCGTGCGCTACCTGTGCGCCCGCTACGCCCCCACGCTGTACCCGCAGGATCTGGCACAGCGCTTTGATGCAGAGCGCTGGATGGACTGGCAGCAAACCACGCTCAACCGCGCGGGTGGTGCCGCCTTTTTGCAGTGGATTCGCACCCCGCAAAACCAGCGCGATCATGCCGCCATTGCCCAGTCGGTAGCGACGATGGCGCCCCTGCTGGCGCTGCTGGACCAGCACCTGTCACATCGCGCCTACCTGGGTGGCGCACAGTTCAGCATGGCCGACATTCCGGTGGCCTGCGACATTCACCGCTGGGTCGGTTTGCCGCAGCCACGCCCGCCGCTGCCCCATTTGGAACGGTGGTACGCCAGCATCCTCGCCCGCCCTGCCGTTCACGGGGTGCTGGATCAACCCCTGTCCTGA
- a CDS encoding LysE family translocator codes for MSNTELSTLLLLCTAASFTPGPNTTLSTALAANLGLRRALRFVVSVPVGWGLLFSLCAGGVGAMVLALPVLRLAVQALGVAYLLWLAFKLLRTNTLAQADTAQLDVTFWQGVMLQFLNIKAWMLALTVVAGWLAGRADLLSRFAVILPLMLLFGLCSNLTYALVGSLLRQWLADPEHAGRRLRWFNRSMAAVLVATAGWMSTF; via the coding sequence ATGAGCAACACTGAACTCAGCACTCTGCTGCTGCTGTGCACGGCGGCGAGCTTTACGCCCGGCCCCAACACGACCTTGTCGACGGCGCTGGCGGCCAACCTGGGTTTGCGGCGCGCGCTGCGGTTCGTGGTGTCGGTGCCGGTCGGCTGGGGTCTGCTGTTCAGCCTGTGCGCGGGGGGCGTGGGGGCGATGGTGCTGGCCCTGCCGGTACTCCGGCTGGCGGTTCAAGCGCTTGGCGTGGCCTACCTGTTATGGCTGGCTTTCAAGCTGTTGAGAACCAACACACTGGCGCAGGCCGATACCGCACAACTCGATGTCACGTTCTGGCAAGGTGTCATGTTGCAGTTTCTCAACATCAAGGCCTGGATGCTGGCCCTGACCGTGGTGGCCGGTTGGCTTGCCGGGCGCGCCGACCTGCTCAGCCGCTTTGCCGTCATCCTGCCGCTGATGCTTTTGTTTGGCCTGTGCAGCAACCTGACCTACGCGCTGGTGGGCTCGCTACTTCGCCAATGGCTGGCCGACCCCGAACACGCCGGCAGACGCTTGCGCTGGTTCAACCGCAGCATGGCCGCCGTGCTGGTGGCAACCGCCGGCTGGATGAGCACGTTTTAA